The following nucleotide sequence is from Wenzhouxiangella sp. XN24.
GAGGCCGTCGACCAGCCGTCGCCCGACCCGGACCATCCCATCGAGCCCGGCGCGCTGGCGGTGCTGCCCTTCCACAACATCAGCCCCGACGAAGAGACCGACTATTTCAGCGACGGACTCACCGAGGAGCTCATCGCACGCCTGTCGCTGGTGAGCGAGATCGACCTGATCTCGCGCTGGGCGTCCATGCAGTTCAAGGACACGAAGCAGGACATCCGGGTCATCGCCAGGGAGCTGGGGGCCCGTTATGTCGTGGGCGGCAGCGTGCGGCGGTTTCGCGACTCCGTGCGCATCACCGTGCAGCTGGTGGACGCCGGGACCAACCGGCAACTCTGGGGCAACACCTACAAGGGCAAGCTGGACGACATCTTCGACATCCAGGAGCAGGTGGCGAAGCAGATCGTCGAGGCGCTGAAGCTGCGGCTGAGTTTCTCCGAGGAAGTCTCGCTGACCAAGCGCCAGACCGTGAACGCGAATGCCTACGACCTGTATCTGCGCGGCCAGGACTACCTGTATCGCCTCACGAAGCGCAGCGTCGAGTACGCCATCCAGCTGTTCGAGAAAGCCATCGAGCTGGACCCGCGCTACGCCGCCGCCTATGCCGCCTGCTCCAGCGCATACGGCCAGATGTACCAGTATTTCTCACGAGAAGAAGAGTATCGGACCAAGGCCCAGGAACTCAGCTTCAAGGCGCTGATGTACGACAACAACCTGCCCGAGGCCTACACCGCCATGGGCCTGTCGTATTTCAGCTGGGGCAAGTTCGACGAGGCCGCGGAATCGGGCCGCAAGGCCATCGAGCTCAACCCCGACGATTTCATCGCCTACTGGACGCTCAGCAGGATCCATCTCACGCTCGGCAACGCGGTGGAAGCCGCCAAGCTGTGCCGCCGGGTGATCGAGCTGAAGCCCCGTTTCTACGTGGCGTATGCGGACCTGAGGATGGCGCTGCAGGTCATGGGCGATAAAGAGGAAGCGGACACCCTGGGGGTCGAGCTCGCCGATGATGTGCTGCCGACCTACCTGCTGCAGAACCCCGATGACTCCCGTGCCCGGATGTTCTACGCCATCACCCTGGCGGAACTCGACCGGCGTGATCAGGCCGTCGTGGAAGGCACCACGGCGCTCGAGATGAGCCCCGGCGATTCAGTGATGCTGTACAACGGCGCCTGCCTGTATGCCCAGCTGGGTGAGACGAGGAAAGCCGTGGACGCGCTGCGCCAGGCCATCGCCGGCGGCACCGACATCCCGGGCTGGACGAAGAACGATCCCGATCTCGATCCCCTGAGGGAAGATCCGGAGTTCATCGCGCTGACGAGTGGTTAACTGCGCAATAAATATTCCCGCCGCCGGGTTTGCTTATCGTCCGTTCATGCCTGGAAGGCGTTTCAGACTGCTCGCGTGGCTCGCCGTGGGAGGCCTGCTGCAGGGTTGTGGTGGCGGCTCGAATCCGGCGCCCCTGCCGCCGCCCGCGACCGACACCAGGACCTACGAGCTCGGTTTCACCCCCTGGCCCTATGCCGCGAGCCCGGACGCCGTCAATTTCGTGTACTCGGAGATTGCTGCGCGGGGCGACTTCATTGCCCACCATCTCGACGCCGGCATTCCTTGGCAGGAAGCCCTCGACGGGATCCCGTATCCGGCGGCAGTCGAGGATGAAATCCGGACGCGGCTGGACCGGACTCCCGCCGGCATGCGCACCTACCTGGCATTGAGCCCCCTGAACGGCGCCCGGGACGGGCTGGCGAGCTACTGGGGCGACGCGACCAACCAGCCGCTGCCGCCGCCATGGGACACGCGCTCGCTGGACGACCCGGCCGTGATCACCGCCTACACGAACTTCGCCGCGGACCTGGTCCGGCGTTTCACCCCCGAGTATTTCAACCTGGGCATCGAGGTCAGCGAACTCGCTTTGAACGACATCGCCGCCTTCGACAGCCTGGTGGCTTTCACGGCCGCCGTGGCCGGCGCGTTGCGCGCCGAGTTCCCGGATGTTCAGCTCATGGCGAGCGTTGCGCTCAAGTCGCCGGACTCTCCCGAGACGGCCATCCTGCGCGCGGCACTGCCGGATTTGCTCACGCATGTCGACGCCGTCGGCATCAGCGTCTATCCCTTCGTGTTCTTCGACCATGAGAACCGCGGCGACCCGGCCAGCCTCCCGCCCGACTGGCTGTCCCAGGTCACGGCGCTGGCCGGGGGCAAACCGGTCGCAATCGCCGAGACCGGCTGGCCGGCGGAGCGGCTCACGATCCCGGCCTTCGGCGTCGACATCGCTAGCGACGCCGCAAGGCAGGACGCCTATCTCGGACGTCTCTTCGCCGCGGCCGCGTCGCTGGACGCGCAGTTCATCGTGTGGTTCTTCCTCGCAGACTACGACTCGCTGTGGAACGACCTGCTGCAACAGGATCCGATCGCACGGATCTGGCGCGACACCGGCCTTTACGACGAAAACCTGAATCCGCGCCCGGCCCTGGATACGTGGACGACCGAGCTCGACCGCCCGCTCGAGTAGTCCGCCGGGCGGCGTGCCGTAACAGGCGCTTCAGGGACCGGCGTCGAGCATCCTTCCTCCTGGTGTTCTGGATTGAAATGCCCACTGGGCGAACGCGTTAGCGCATTTGCCAGAACCGTTTCTTTGGTGGCAACGACGGTGACTGGCAAGCCAAACCCCACCCACCCTGAACAGCTGGTTTGTTTCTCAGCTACTTGAAGACCACCGGCTTTTGCCGCTGCCTGTCGATGCTCAGGGTAAAAATATCCGGCCTGGAGTAATGTCCCGCCACATCGAGGGCGCGTTTGGCATTCACCGCGCTTTTCGCATCCACCTCGGCAAACAGGATGCCCTTTTTCTCCCGCATCGGGCCTGCCACAATTTTCCCACCAGGCATGA
It contains:
- a CDS encoding TIR domain-containing protein, with amino-acid sequence MTQQADVFISYSREDNDKVLALAEKLRAAGVAVWMDVGGIDAATMWSEEIVNALDNAKALLLMVTPSAVNSHNVAKEVILTSERKGHILPVHLEPTQIPAGLKYQLAGIQHIEYFQGDPDENLRVIVRSLERIGVTVQQGKALTELEPRAIEAVDQPSPDPDHPIEPGALAVLPFHNISPDEETDYFSDGLTEELIARLSLVSEIDLISRWASMQFKDTKQDIRVIARELGARYVVGGSVRRFRDSVRITVQLVDAGTNRQLWGNTYKGKLDDIFDIQEQVAKQIVEALKLRLSFSEEVSLTKRQTVNANAYDLYLRGQDYLYRLTKRSVEYAIQLFEKAIELDPRYAAAYAACSSAYGQMYQYFSREEEYRTKAQELSFKALMYDNNLPEAYTAMGLSYFSWGKFDEAAESGRKAIELNPDDFIAYWTLSRIHLTLGNAVEAAKLCRRVIELKPRFYVAYADLRMALQVMGDKEEADTLGVELADDVLPTYLLQNPDDSRARMFYAITLAELDRRDQAVVEGTTALEMSPGDSVMLYNGACLYAQLGETRKAVDALRQAIAGGTDIPGWTKNDPDLDPLREDPEFIALTSG